A section of the Flaviflexus equikiangi genome encodes:
- a CDS encoding SprT-like domain-containing protein gives MELESARRLALDLLERHGLDWEFGWDNARRRAGQTNYTHRKITLSKHLTPLCTEDQVRQTILHEIAHALVGPGHGHGRVWAEMAGRIGAEPRRLTGRDFPSVKAPWTATCAAGHVHERFRLPKNEVSCGYCSRSYSPRHVLAWTRS, from the coding sequence ATGGAACTTGAGTCAGCACGCCGCCTCGCACTCGACCTCCTGGAGAGACACGGCCTCGACTGGGAGTTCGGCTGGGACAATGCTCGACGGCGGGCTGGCCAGACGAACTACACCCATCGGAAGATCACTCTGTCGAAGCATCTCACGCCGCTGTGCACGGAGGATCAGGTGCGGCAGACGATCCTTCACGAGATCGCTCACGCCCTCGTTGGACCCGGCCACGGCCACGGCCGAGTGTGGGCGGAGATGGCGGGACGAATCGGTGCCGAGCCGAGGAGACTCACTGGCCGCGACTTCCCGTCGGTCAAAGCCCCGTGGACGGCGACGTGCGCAGCCGGGCACGTTCACGAAAGATTCCGCCTGCCGAAGAATGAGGTGAGCTGCGGATACTGCTCGCGATCGTACTCCCCCCGCCACGTCTTGGCCTGGACACGCTCGTAG
- a CDS encoding low molecular weight protein-tyrosine-phosphatase yields MRILVVCTGNICRSPMGEIVLRERFAQAGIDVDVDSVGVSDEESGRPVDSRAAKVLREAGYDVPRRAARQVTPADLADSDLVLAMTVGHARQLKKVAESNGIDPSVIHLWSEFDDNVPLEIAPHGAFGPGGILEGKERSSAGYSAFYSSDGEWDVPDPWYGGEDGFYDTLSAVESGAAGIIAWVRDTVR; encoded by the coding sequence ATGCGTATTCTCGTTGTCTGTACAGGAAACATCTGCCGTTCCCCCATGGGGGAGATTGTGCTCCGAGAGCGATTCGCGCAGGCAGGTATCGATGTCGATGTCGACTCGGTCGGCGTATCCGATGAGGAGAGCGGTCGGCCTGTCGACTCGCGTGCCGCCAAGGTCCTTCGCGAAGCGGGCTATGACGTCCCGAGGCGGGCGGCACGCCAGGTCACTCCTGCCGATCTTGCAGATTCTGACCTTGTGCTGGCGATGACGGTGGGCCATGCTCGGCAGTTGAAGAAAGTAGCCGAAAGCAACGGGATCGATCCCTCCGTTATCCACCTGTGGAGCGAGTTCGACGACAATGTACCCCTCGAGATCGCCCCACATGGTGCTTTCGGGCCGGGCGGGATCCTGGAAGGCAAGGAGAGGTCCTCCGCAGGCTATTCTGCTTTCTATTCTTCCGATGGGGAGTGGGATGTTCCAGACCCGTGGTATGGCGGGGAGGACGGCTTCTACGACACGCTGTCAGCCGTTGAAAGCGGAGCCGCCGGCATTATCGCCTGGGTGCGGGACACCGTCCGTTAG
- a CDS encoding HdeD family acid-resistance protein, whose amino-acid sequence MSNNNAPASTIVISEDSGPEETTRLALIAGGLITVGFGIAILVWPTKAAVTLTGVIALYAIIAGLVYASIGVFSKKIGAGGRVAHLLLAGLYLVAGIYAFSSLQQSAAFLFLLLTIMVGVMWVIEGFTALFTLGNAKSKVPTIVYAVISVIAGATLLSNALWGAVFLWWFVGISMVVLGGLNVVRAVTGRTPKARR is encoded by the coding sequence ATGTCAAACAACAACGCTCCGGCGTCCACCATCGTGATTTCTGAAGATTCCGGCCCGGAGGAGACCACCCGTCTCGCCCTTATCGCAGGCGGCCTCATCACCGTTGGTTTCGGTATCGCCATCCTGGTCTGGCCGACCAAGGCCGCCGTGACTCTGACCGGCGTGATCGCTCTCTACGCGATTATTGCTGGTCTTGTCTACGCCTCGATCGGCGTCTTCTCCAAGAAGATCGGTGCAGGCGGCCGAGTCGCCCACCTGCTTCTGGCCGGCCTCTACCTCGTCGCCGGTATCTATGCCTTCTCGTCCCTCCAGCAGTCGGCGGCCTTCCTCTTCCTCTTGCTGACGATCATGGTCGGCGTCATGTGGGTGATCGAGGGCTTCACTGCACTCTTCACCCTTGGCAACGCCAAGTCGAAGGTTCCCACGATCGTCTACGCCGTGATCTCCGTGATCGCTGGAGCGACGCTTCTGAGCAACGCCCTGTGGGGAGCAGTGTTCCTCTGGTGGTTCGTCGGTATCTCGATGGTCGTTCTCGGTGGCCTCAACGTGGTCCGAGCCGTCACGGGTAGGACGCCCAAGGCACGTCGCTAA
- a CDS encoding extracellular solute-binding protein has product MKRLLSTALLVSLALAACSDASEETTTPPEPVKSVELTFRTWDEASIPAYEESFDAFTAANPSITVTIETIDEDEYWQRLESDLDAGTAADVFWLNPANVADHARDDEIVTIETVRSDWEEHLVDLFTVDEALRAVPQMWNSVALYYNRDLYSEVDTRVENLTWGTEEDTLLDTARQLTLDAEGRTAGSDDFDQDSIVQYGFSPDPDLTTAFVPFLVQAGGQFQAEDGTFTFASEAGELSTQYLVDLVNTAAVSPELVEDDDAQDLFRDGNLVLYQSDSDSLATIAAEADFDWAIAPIVGGPDGKISVLDGVAAAGYTGSDHPDEVMLLLEWLGTAQGQDPLAANGIAFPAALRAQDTYVNYWAKEGVDVSVFIESSSNSVTISSHNLDIHSALETIQSSYRDMLRGDLSVDEGLSEAQQAGNAALR; this is encoded by the coding sequence GTGAAGCGATTGCTATCAACGGCCCTCCTCGTGAGCCTCGCACTTGCCGCGTGCTCGGATGCCAGCGAGGAGACGACCACACCCCCGGAACCCGTGAAGAGTGTCGAGTTGACGTTCCGAACGTGGGACGAGGCATCGATCCCCGCGTACGAAGAGTCCTTCGACGCATTCACTGCGGCGAACCCGTCGATCACGGTCACCATCGAGACCATCGACGAAGACGAGTATTGGCAGCGGCTCGAATCAGACCTCGACGCCGGCACCGCCGCTGACGTGTTCTGGCTGAACCCGGCAAACGTCGCCGACCATGCGAGAGATGACGAGATCGTGACGATCGAGACGGTGCGAAGCGACTGGGAGGAACACCTCGTCGACCTTTTCACGGTTGACGAGGCTCTGCGGGCGGTGCCGCAGATGTGGAACTCTGTCGCGCTCTACTACAACCGGGATCTGTACTCTGAGGTTGATACTCGAGTCGAAAACCTGACGTGGGGGACAGAGGAGGACACCCTCCTCGACACCGCGCGGCAGTTGACGCTCGACGCGGAGGGCCGCACGGCGGGCTCGGACGACTTCGACCAGGATTCGATCGTGCAATACGGATTTTCACCCGATCCTGATCTGACGACGGCATTCGTACCTTTTCTTGTGCAGGCCGGGGGGCAGTTCCAGGCCGAGGATGGAACGTTCACGTTCGCGAGTGAGGCCGGAGAACTATCGACCCAGTATCTCGTCGATCTCGTCAACACCGCGGCAGTCTCACCCGAACTCGTGGAGGACGACGATGCTCAAGACCTGTTCCGCGACGGCAACCTCGTTCTCTATCAGTCCGACTCCGATTCTCTCGCTACCATCGCGGCAGAGGCAGACTTCGACTGGGCCATCGCCCCGATCGTAGGCGGCCCAGACGGCAAGATCTCCGTGCTCGACGGCGTGGCGGCTGCGGGGTATACGGGAAGCGATCACCCCGACGAGGTGATGCTCCTCCTCGAATGGTTGGGCACCGCCCAGGGGCAGGATCCCCTCGCCGCCAACGGCATCGCATTCCCCGCCGCTCTTCGGGCACAGGACACGTACGTCAACTATTGGGCGAAAGAGGGCGTCGACGTGTCGGTCTTCATCGAGAGTTCAAGCAATTCGGTGACAATCTCGTCCCACAACCTCGACATTCATTCCGCCCTGGAAACGATCCAGTCATCCTATCGGGACATGCTTCGCGGCGACCTGTCCGTCGATGAGGGACTCTCCGAGGCACAGCAGGCCGGCAACGCAGCCCTCCGCTAA